In Citrus sinensis cultivar Valencia sweet orange chromosome 4, DVS_A1.0, whole genome shotgun sequence, one DNA window encodes the following:
- the LOC102621807 gene encoding uncharacterized protein LOC102621807: protein MELGASSRVLSNNTLLRFSPESTFRRRYQVPVNPTSLNHHQRRFSNASFQLSNSYSIRETTYKKVVNMSKVDSREFELSSLTALSPLDGRYWSKVKDLAPYMSEYGLIYFRVLVEIKWLLKLSKIPEVTEVPSFSEEAKSYLQGLIDGFNMDDALEVKNIERVTNHDVKAVEYFLKQKCQSQPEIAKVLEFFHFACTSEDINNLAHALMLKEAINKVMFPVMDKLIKALCEIAKDNANVSMLSRTHGQPASPTTLGKEISVFAIRLGRERQEISQVEIMGKFAGAVGNYNAHLSAYPDVNWPQITEGFVKSLGLSFNPYVTQIETHDYMAKLFYAFVRFNNILIDFDRDVWGYISLAYFKQVTKAGEIGSSTMPHKVNPIDFENSEGNLGKANEDLSFLSMKLPISRWQRDLTDSTVLRNMGGGLGHSLLAYKSALQGIAKLQVNEARLSDDLNHAWEVLAEPIQTVMRRYGVPEPYEKLKELTRGKVVTKESIREFIIGLELPEEAKANLLNLTPHNYVGAAAELARNVDVAVNLVNGTKVLETV, encoded by the exons ATGGAGCTTGGTGCCTCTTCTCGGGTTTTGAGCAACAATACTTTGCTCCGTTTTAGTCCAGAATCAACGTTTAGAAGAAGATACCAAGTCCCCGTAAACCCCACGAGCTTAAATCATCATCAACGCCGATTCTCTAATGCTTCTTTTCAGTTATCCAATTCATATTCAATCAGAGAAACCACTTACAAGaag gtGGTTAACATGAGTAAGGTTGATTCCCGAGAGTTTGAGCTTTCCAGTTTAACTGCATTGTCGCCGTTGGATGGTCGATATTGGAGTAAAGTTAAGGACTTGGCTCCTTATATGAGCGAGTATGGGCTTATCTACTTCCGGGTTCTAGTTGAG ATCAAATGGTTGCTGAAGCTCTCGAAAATTCCTGAAGTTACAGAGGTCCCAAGCTTCAGTGAAGAAGCTAAGTCTTATTTGCAAGGACTGATTGATGGATTTAACATGGATGATGCATTGGAAGTGAAAAACATTGAGAGAGTGACAAACCATGATGTAAAGGCAGTGGAGTACTTCTTGAAACAGAAATGCCAATCACAGCCAGAGATTGCTAAG GTTCTTgagttttttcattttgcttgCACTTCGGAGGACATCAACAATCTTGCACATGCATTGATGCTGAAAGAAGCAATAAACAAAGTCATGTTTCCAGTaatggataaattaataaaggcATTATGTGAAATCGCTAAGGATAATGCAAATGTCTCCATGCTTTCCCGCACTCATGGTCAG CCAGCTTCACCAACAACATTGGGAAAGGAAATATCAGTTTTTGCCATCAGGTTAGGCAGAGAAAGGCAGGAGATCTCTCAAGTTGAGATAATGGGGAAGTTTGCTGGTGCAGTCGGCAATTACAATGCACATCTTTCTGCATATCCTGATGTTAACTGGCCTCAAATTACAGAGGGCTTTGTAAAATCTCTTGGTTTGAGTTTCAATCCCTATGTTACTCAG ATTGAGACCCATGACTACATGGCAAAGCTTTTTTATGCATTTGTCAGGTTCaacaatatattaattgatttcgATAGAGATGTGTGGGGCTACATATCTTTGGCCTACTTTAAGCAG GTAACTAAGGCTGGTGAGATTGGCTCTTCAACAATGCCTCACAAAGTTAATCctattgattttgaaaatagtGAAGGTAATCTTGGCAAGGCTAATGAAGATTTATCTTTTCTCAGCATGAAGTTGCCTATTTCGCGGTGGCAG CGTGACTTGACTGATTCAACTGTTTTGAGGAATATGGGCGGAGGACTGGGACATTCTCTTCTTGCATACAAAAGTGCATTGCAGGGAATAGCAAAGCTTCAG GTTAATGAAGCTCGCTTGAGTGACGACTTGAACCATGCTTGGGAGGTGCTTGCTGAACCAATACAGACT gttATGCGAAGATATGGTGTTCCAGAGCCTTACGAGAAGCTAAAAGAGCTAACTCGGGGAAAGGTTGTTACTAAAGAAAGTATAAGAGAATTCATCATAGGCTTAGAATTACCCGAAGAAGCTAAGGCCAATCTTCTAAACTTAACGCCTCACAACTATGTTGGAGCTGCTGCTGAATTGGCTCGGAATGTGGATGTAGCTGTGAATTTGGTGAACGGGACAAAGGTCTTAGAAACCGTGTAG
- the LOC102622786 gene encoding uncharacterized protein At2g39920 isoform X1, translating into MSAYAHQMERQLSSQSLSSRGGSEHGSQYTVESGFYMTTFAAVIFIGGLITVGVLLITLLVTLAVMLQSCQNRSSGVVELMKSSGDNNYCKLFALHAELNSLEADNLPEICRGLAIRYIKEGQFARDLNLSIQIVEGYFNTLTPSYNGLDVVLMDIDDIFASSSKYSNPLIDRVNVRGYIECIEEAKHLKHIFTLKLFMKLQVRGWPVILLSRKHEGQRNATTELLISAGYRGWSSLIMRLDNEMQMDSREYLSRRRTILQKEGFHITGLISNQMDALIGQSLGKRVFKLPNPLYYSFDHHIESTKFPS; encoded by the exons ATGTCAGCTTACGCTCATCAAATGGAGCGGCAGCTCTCCTCCCAGAGTCTCTCGAGTAGAGGAGGCTCTG AGCATGGAAGCCAATATACGGTTGAGTCCGGGTTCTACATGACAACGTTTGCTGCAGTAATCTTCATTGGTGGTCTTATAACAGTTGGAGTTCTGTTAATAACCTTGCTGGTTACATTAGCTGTCATGTTGCAATCCTGTCAAAATAGGAGTTCCGGAGTTGTTGAACTTATGAAATCAAGCGGTGATAACAATTATTGCAAGCTATTTGCTCTACATGCCGAGCTTAACAGCTTGGAAGCAGATAACTTGCCAGAAATTTGCAGGGGTCTTGCTATTCGATACATCAAAGAAGGACAATTTGCTAGAGATCTAAACCTTTCAATACAGATTGTTGAAGGCTACTTTAATACTCTTACACCATCATACAATGGTCTAGATGTAGTTTTAATGGACATAGATGATATTTTCGCTTCAAGTTCCAAGTACAGTAATCCATTAATAGACAG AGTTAATGTACGTGGGTATATTGAGTGCATTGAAGAGGCCAAACATCTGAAGCACATTTTTACATTGAAACTATTCATGAAACTTCAAGTCAGGGGATGGCCTGTGATACTTTTATCTAGAAAGCATGAGGGACAAAGAAATGCCACCACAGAGCTCCTTATTTCAGCTGGTTACAGGGGTTGGTCTTCATTGATTATGAG GCTGGACAATGAAATGCAAATGGATAGCCGCGAATACTTGTCTAGACGAAGGACGATATTGCAGAAAGAGGGCTTCCACATAACTGGTTTGATTAGCAACCAGATGGATGCTTTAATAGGTCAAAGTTTAGGGAAGCGTGTTTTTAAGCTTCCTAACCCTTTATATTACAGTTTTGATCATCACATTGAAAGTACAAAATTTCCATCGTAG
- the LOC102621511 gene encoding sedoheptulose-1,7-bisphosphatase, chloroplastic: protein METGITCYSRGVVTPTVSSQRYTALVSPTSVSSSFGSRSLKASSLFGEPLRVVPRSAVKVSKTKNSSLVTKCELGDSLEEFLTKATPDKALIRLMMCMGEALRTIAFKVRTASCVGTACVNSFGDEQLAVDMLADKLLFEALTYSHFCKYACSEEVPELQDMGGPAEGGFSVAFDPLDGSSIVDTNFTVGTIFGVWPGDKLTGVTGRDQVAAAMGIYGPRTTYVIAIKDFPGTHEFLLLDEGKWQHVKETTEIGEGKMFSPGNLRATFDNPDYDKLINYYVKQKYTLRYTGGMVPDVNQIIVKEKGIFTNVTSPSSKAKLRLLFEVAPLGLLIENAGGYSSDGKISVLDKVINDLDDRTQVAYGSKNEIIRFEETLYGSSRLKGGVPVGAAA from the exons ATGGAGACTGGTATCACGTGCTATTCTCGCGGCGTTGTTACTCCCACTGTTTCTTCTCAGCGTTACACCGCTCTAGTGTCACCAACGTCCGTTTCTTCATCTTTCGGCTCAAGG AGCCTGAAAGCTAGCTCCCTATTTGGGGAACCACTTAGAGTGGTGCCAAGATCAGCAGTAAAGGtttcaaagacaaaaaattcTTCTCTTGTGACTAAATGTGAGCTTGGTGATAGCTTG GAAGAATTTCTGACTAAGGCAACCCCAGATAAGGCATTGATTCGGTTGATGATGTGCATGGGAGAAGCATTAAGGACTATAGCTTTTAAAGTCAGGACAGCTTCCTGTGTAGGAACAGCTTGCGTCAATTCTTTTGGAGACGAGCAACTAGCTGTTGATATGCTTGCTGACAAGCTTCTTTTTGAG GCCCTGACTTACTCACACTTCTGCAAATATGCTTGCTCCGAAGAAGTACCTGAACTCCAAGATATGGGAGGCCCGGCTGAAG GTGGATTTAGTGTTGCGTTTGATCCACTTGATGGATCTAGCATTGTCGACACAAACTTCACAGTAGGAACCATATTTGGGGTGTGGCCTGGAGACAAATTAACTGGGGTCACAGGAAGAGATCAAGTTGCCGCAGCCATGGGAATTTATGGTCCTCGAACCACATATGTTATTGCAATTAAGGATTTTCCGGGAACACACGAGTTCCTTCTTCTTGATGAAG GAAAATGGCAACATGTCAAAGAGACCACAGAGATTGGCGAAGGAAAAATGTTCTCCCCTGGAAATTTGAGAGCCACTTTTGACAATCCTGATTATGACAAG TTGATCAACTACTACGTAAAACAGAAGTACACATTGAGATACACAGGTGGAATGGTGCCAGATGTCAATCAG ATCATCGTTAAAGAGAAAGGTATCTTCACTAATGTAACATCCCCCTCTTCAAAGGCCAAGTTGAGGCTGTTATTTGAGGTAGCTCCTTTGGGATTGTTGATTGAGAATGCTGGAGGTTACAGTAGCGATGGAAAAATATCGGTTCTAGACAAAGTGATAAACGATCTTGATGATAGAACTCAAGTTGCCTATGGCTCCAAGAATGAAATTATCCGGTTTGAAGAAACTCTATACGGATCTTCAAGGCTTAAGGGCGGGGTTCCTGTTGGAGCAGCTGCTTAA
- the LOC102622091 gene encoding L10-interacting MYB domain-containing protein, translating to MMSSLSAPKAKANWTPAFHEIFVDSCLEQTLNGNKPGTHFTKEGWRNIVESFNKKTGLRYDKKQMKNHWDSTKEQWRVWCKLIKANGMKWDPVTCKFGANDEEWIKYAQENPEAAQFRFKELQHVNKLKTIFDGSVSADDTELPTLHRGQNNFSTISLLHAKESRTAKPDEWVDCSSDAVVVYTRRGRRLASEQSASVSKESKPKASWLPALHETFIDICLQETLKGNRPGTHFTKEGWRNIVESFQEKTGLRYERIQLKNHWDSTKEQWKVWCKLISTSHMKWDSNTRRFGASEEDWENYIKANSEAAQFRFKEIQSTDKLEIIFDGTTNTGDADTPSLRRGLNDGSTSSQEQVTTKLERKRRRLDDSAATSQLHLDEPGCAKLDRETEHLYDVESGSAVTIQRSSITFRPTKGIPNYSIGECIQCLDGMEEVEQGSSLYMFALDLFLKIEYREIFLELKEPSVRVAWLQRLHSFSPPLY from the exons ATGATGTCTAGCTTATCTGCTCCAAAGGCAAAGGCCAATTGGACACCTGCTTTTCATGAAATATTTGTTGATTCATGTCTAGAACAGACATTAAATGGGAATAAACCTGGTACACATTTTACTAAGGAGGGTTGGAGGAATATTGTTGAGTCATTTAATAAGAAGACTGGTTTGAGGTATGATaagaaacaaatgaagaaTCACTGGGATAGCACTAAGGAGCAGTGGAGAGTCTGGTGTAAGCTAATTAAAGCTAATGGTATGAAATGGGATCCTGTTACATGTAAATTTGGTGCAAATGATGAAGAATGGATCAAATATGCACAG GAAAACCCAGAAGCTGCACAATTTCGGTTCAAGGAACTTCAGCATGTCAACAAATTGAAAACCATCTTTGATGGTTCAGTAAGTGCTGATGACACAGAACTTCCAACTCTACATAGGGGGcagaataatttttcaaccATTTCTCTGTTGCATGCTAAAGAGTCGCGCACGGCAAAGCCGGATGAGTGGGTAGACTGTTCTAGTGATGCTGTTGTAGTTTATACTAGACGTGGCAGACGACTTGCAAGTGAACAGAGTGCATCCGTTTCAAAGGAATCAAAGCCAAAAGCTAGCTGGTTACCTGCCTTGCATGAAACTTTTATTGACATATGCCTTCAAGAGACATTGAAAGGAAATAGACCAGGGACACATTTTACCAAGGAGGGCTGGAGGAATATTGTTGAATCATTCCAAGAAAAGACTGGTTTGAGGTACGAAAGGATACAACTGAAGAATCATTGGGATTCCACGAAGGAACAATGGAAGGTTTGGTGTAAGCTAATTAGCACGAGTCATATGAAATGGGATTCAAATACCAGGAGGTTTGGTGCAAGTGAAGAAGATTGGGAGAACTATATAAAG GCAAACTCTGAAGCAGCACAATTTCGATTTAAGGAAATCCAAAGCACTGACAAACTGGAAATCATCTTTGATGGGACAACAAATACTGGAGATGCTGATACTCCTAGTCTGCGTAGGGGGCTCAATGATGGCTCTACCTCATCTCAAGAGCAAGTCACAACTAAGTTGGAGAGGAAAAGGAGGCGACTTGATGATAGTGCTGCTACCTCCCAGTTGCATTTAGATGAACCAGGCTGTGCAAAGCTGGACAGAGAAACAGAGCATCTTTATGATGTTGAGTCAGGAAGTGCTGTGACGATTCAAAGAAGTTCTATAACCTTTCGGCCTACGAAAGGCATACCCAATTACAGTATTGGGGAATGCATTCAGTGTCTTGATGGGATGGAGGAGGTAGAACAGGGAAGTAGCCTTTACATGTTTGCTCTAGATTTGTTTCTGAAGATAGAATATAGAGAAATTTTCCTTGAATTGAAGGAGCCCAGTGTAAGAGTTGCATGGTTGCAGCGGCTGCATTCTTTTAGTCCTCCTTTGTATTAA
- the LOC102622786 gene encoding uncharacterized protein At2g39920 isoform X2: protein MSAYAHQMERQLSSQSLSSRGGSEHGSQYTVESGFYMTTFAAVIFIGGLITVGVLLITLLVTLAVMLQSCQNRSSGVVELMKSSGDNNYCKLFALHAELNSLEADNLPEICRGLAIRYIKEGQFARDLNLSIQIVEGYFNTLTPSYNGLDVVLMDIDDIFASSSKYSNPLIDRVNVRGYIECIEEAKHLKHIFTLKLFMKLQVRGWPVILLSRKHEGQRNATTELLISAGYRGWSSLIMRASVSTMVTLNPYQRI, encoded by the exons ATGTCAGCTTACGCTCATCAAATGGAGCGGCAGCTCTCCTCCCAGAGTCTCTCGAGTAGAGGAGGCTCTG AGCATGGAAGCCAATATACGGTTGAGTCCGGGTTCTACATGACAACGTTTGCTGCAGTAATCTTCATTGGTGGTCTTATAACAGTTGGAGTTCTGTTAATAACCTTGCTGGTTACATTAGCTGTCATGTTGCAATCCTGTCAAAATAGGAGTTCCGGAGTTGTTGAACTTATGAAATCAAGCGGTGATAACAATTATTGCAAGCTATTTGCTCTACATGCCGAGCTTAACAGCTTGGAAGCAGATAACTTGCCAGAAATTTGCAGGGGTCTTGCTATTCGATACATCAAAGAAGGACAATTTGCTAGAGATCTAAACCTTTCAATACAGATTGTTGAAGGCTACTTTAATACTCTTACACCATCATACAATGGTCTAGATGTAGTTTTAATGGACATAGATGATATTTTCGCTTCAAGTTCCAAGTACAGTAATCCATTAATAGACAG AGTTAATGTACGTGGGTATATTGAGTGCATTGAAGAGGCCAAACATCTGAAGCACATTTTTACATTGAAACTATTCATGAAACTTCAAGTCAGGGGATGGCCTGTGATACTTTTATCTAGAAAGCATGAGGGACAAAGAAATGCCACCACAGAGCTCCTTATTTCAGCTGGTTACAGGGGTTGGTCTTCATTGATTATGAG AGCTTCTGTTTCGACCATGGTTACCCTAAACCCTTATCAGAGAATCTGA
- the LOC102621222 gene encoding uncharacterized protein LOC102621222 yields the protein MAFETKQGKWRGSVGGIVDAPINKVWTIVSQTKKLPEWMPMVERCTDLAGDEGVPGYIRLVSGFMFPQENGERSWIKERLISMDSSSHSYDYKMEASNVGLDGSVNSLKLIDYGDDSTLVSWSFATDPVEGASEDSIIDYLGFLYKSCINRIDSAIQKV from the exons ATG GCATTTGAAACAAAACAGGGGAAATGGCGCGGATCAGTTGGTGGCATAGTTGATGCACCCATTAACAAGGTTTGGACCATTGTttctcaaacaaaaaaattaccagAGTGGATGCCCATGGTTGAAAGGTGCACCGACTTAGCTGGAGATGAAGGAGTTCCAGGCTATATTCGGTTAGTCTCTGGCTTCATGTTTCCTCAAGAAAATGGGGAAAGGTCATGGATCAAGGAAAGGCTTATTTCCATGGACTCGTCTTCACATAGTTATGATTATAAAATGGAAGCAAGCAATGTTGGTTTAGATGGGTCTgtaaattcattaaaactTATAGATTACGGTGATGACTCAACACTTGTCAGCTGGTCATTTGCGACAGACCCCGTAGAAGGTGCTAGTGAGGACAGCATAATAGATTATCTTGGGTTTCTGTATAAATCTTGTATAAATAGGATTGATAGTGCCATTCAAAAGGTTTGA
- the LOC102620940 gene encoding laccase-4-like produces MAYLIRAILLATFMFPALVESAVRHYNFTVVMTNMTKLCASKSIVTVNGKFPGPTLHAREDDNVIVRVTNHVKYNVTIHWHGVRQLRTGWYDGPAYITQCPIQPGQSYVYNFTLTGQRGTLLWHAHISWLRATVHGAIVILPKRSVPYPFPKADKEKIIVFGEWWKADVEAVINQATQMGVAPNVSDAHTINGHPGPVTNCTSQGFTLHVESGKTYLLRIVNAAVNDELFFKIAGHNLTVVEVDSSYTKPFKTDTIFIGPGQTTNALLTADKKIGKYLITVSPFMDTIVAVNNVTGIAFLRYKGTVAFSSTTLTNVPAINATEVTNTFSDNLRSLNSKRYPAKVPLTVDHSLLITMAVAVNPCATCPNGTKVGAAMNNISFVMPTTALLQAHYYKISGVFTDDFPAKPPIAFNYTGNYTGTLQTTNGTRLYRLAYNSTVQLVLQGTTVIAPENHPTHLHGFNFFAVGKGSGNFDPNKDPQKFNLVDPVERNTISVPTAGWTAIRFRADNPGVWFLHCHLEVHTSWGLKMAFVVDNGKGPNESLIPPPSDLPTC; encoded by the exons ATGGCATATTTGATTAGGGCAATCCTGCTGGCGACTTTCATGTTTCCAGCATTGGTCGAATCAGCAGTTCGTCACTACAATTTCACC GTGGTGATGACAAACATGACAAAGCTTTGTGCAAGCAAATCTATCGTCACTGTCAATGGAAAGTTTCCGGGGCCAACTCTGCATGCAAGGGAAGATGACAATGTGATCGTAAGAGTAACCAACCATGTTAAATATAACGTTACAATCCACTG GCACGGAGTCAGGCAGCTTCGAACTGGTTGGTACGATGGGCCAGCATACATTACGCAATGTCCAATTCAGCCGGGGCAAAGTTATGTCTACAATTTCACTCTTACAGGACAGAGAGGCACACTTCTTTGGCATGCACACATTTCCTGGTTAAGAGCAACAGTACATGGTGCCATTGTCATCTTGCCTAAACGAAGTGTGCCTTACCCTTTTCCTAAAGCTGACAAGGAAAAGATCATTGTGTTCG GTGAATGGTGGAAAGCTGATGTTGAAGCTGTGATCAACCAAGCTACTCAAATGGGTGTGGCACCAAATGTTTCAGATGCGCACACCATTAATGGCCATCCGGGGCCAGTCACTAATTGCACTTCTCAGG GTTTCACTTTACATGTTGAAAGTGGCAAGACTTACTTGCTTCGCATAGTCAACGCTGCAGTCAATGATGaactatttttcaaaattgctGGCCATAATTTAACTGTAGTTGAAGTTGACTCATCCTACACTAAGCCCTTCAAAACAGACACAATATTCATCGGTCCTGGCCAAACCACAAACGCCCTTTTAACAGCCgataaaaaaattggcaaGTACTTAATAACTGTCTCTCCTTTCATGGACACAATAGTAGCTGTTAACAATGTTACCGGAATTGCTTTCTTGCGGTACAAGGGTACGGTCGCGTTTTCCTCAACAACATTAACCAACGTTCCTGCTATCAATGCAACTGAAGTTACAAACACTTTCAGTGATAATCTTCGAAGCCTTAATTCGAAAAGATACCCTGCAAAAGTTCCATTAACCGTTGATCATTCTCTATTGATCACTATGGCTGTTGCTGTGAACCCTTGTGCTACATGTCCTAATGGTACCAAAGTCGGGGCGGCAATGAATAATATAAGCTTTGTAATGCCAACAACAGCTCTTCTTCAGGCACATTACTACAAGATTAGTGGGGTTTTTACTGACGATTTTCCAGCAAAACCACCAATAGCTTTTAATTATACAGGCAATTATACGGGTACTCTTCAAACCACAAATGGCACAAGGCTTTATAGACTGGCATATAACTCTACAGTTCAGCTTGTCCTTCAAGGTACCACTGTAATCGCACCAGAGAATCATCCAACACATCTGCATGGCTTTAACTTCTTTGCTGTTGGCAAGGGCTCAGGCAACTTTGATCCCAACAAGGatccacaaaaatttaatctcGTTGATCCTGTTGAGAGAAATACAATCAGTGTGCCCACTGCAGGATGGACAGCAATCAGATTCAGGGCAGATAATCcag GTGTTTGGTTCTTGCATTGTCATTTAGAAGTGCACACTTCATGGGGATTAAAGATGGCATTTGTGGTGGATAATGGCAAGGGCCCTAACGAGTCACTCATCCCTCCTCCTAGTGACCTTCCGACGTGCTAA